GAAAGAGAGAAAAGAGTATATAATGAACTCTTAAAATTAAAAGAAGATTTTAAAGTTGAAAGACTAGATGAAATAATAGAAAAATTATTTTAGTTGAGGTGTATATGTTAGATAATTTAGGTTCTAGATTTCAAGAGATCTTTAAAAAAGTTAGAGGTCATGGAAAACTAAGTGAAAGTAATATAAAAGAAGCTCTTAGAGAGGTTAAAATGTCACTTTTAGAAGCTGACGTTAACTATAAAGTTGTAAAAGATTTTACAGCAAAAATTCAAGAAAAAGCTATTGGAACTGATGTTTTAAAAGGAATCAACCCTGGACAACAATTTATAAAAATAGTTAATGATGAACTTGTTGAACTTTTAGGTGGAACTAATGCTAGACTTACAAAAGGAGTTAAAAATCCTACTGTACTTATGTTAGCAGGATTACAAGGAGCAGGAAAAACTACATTTGCTGCTAAACTTGGAAATTTCCTAAAAAAACAAGGGGAAAAAGTTTTAATGGTTGGAGCCGATGTATATAGACCAGCAGCAATTAAACAATTACAAGTTTTAGGAGAGCAAACTGGAATTGAAGTATATTCTGAAGAAAATCATCAAGATGCTGTAGGAATCTGTGAAAGAGGTTTAGCTAAAGCTAAAGAACTTGGTTCAACTTACATGATAATAGATACAGCAGGAAGATTACATATAGATGAAAAACTTATGGAAGAGTTAAAAGAGATTAAGAAAAAAACTAGACCACAAGAAATTCTATTAGTAGTTGATGCTATGATTGGACAAGATGCGGTTAATTTAGCAGAATCTTTTAACAATGTACTAAACATTGATGGTGTTGTGCTTACTAAGTTAGATGGAGATACTAGAGGAGGAGCTGCTCTTTCAATAAAAACAGTAGTAGGAAAACCTATAAAATTTGTTGGAGTTGGAGAAAAAATTGATGATATTGAACTTTTCCATCCTGAAAGACTTGTATCAAGAATTTTAGGAATGGGAGATGTAGTATCTTTAGTTGAAAAAGCTCAAAGTGCTATTGATGAAGAAGATGCAAAATCTTTAGAAGAAAAAATTAGAACTCAAAAGTTTGACTTAGATGATTTCTTAAAACAATTACAAAATATAAAGAAACTTGGTTCATTAGGAAGCATATTAAAATTAATTCCAGGTATGAGTCAAATTGGAGATTTAGCTCCTGCTGAAAAAGAGATGAAAAAAGTTGAAGCAATTATCCAATCTATGACAAAAGAAGAAAGAAAAAAACCTGAGATTTTAAAAGCAAGTAGAAAACAGAGAATAGCTAAAGGAAGTGGAACAGAAGTAGCTGATATCAATAGACTTCTAAAACAATTTGATCAAATGAAAGCTATGATGAAAATGTTCAGTGGTGGAAAAATGCCATCATTCCCTTCGTTCCCTGGTGGATTTAAAGGTGGAAAATTTCCATTTTAATAAAGTAAATAAATTAAAAGTTTAAAATATAAATAATATAAAAGGAGACGTGAAACGTATGTTAAAATTAAGATTAACTAGATTAGGAGACAAAAAAAGACCTTCTTATAGAGTTGTAGCTATGGAAGCATTATCAAAAAGAGATGGTAAAGCAGTTGCTTACTTAGGAAACTACTTCCCATTAGAAGATTCTAGAGTTGTATTAAAAGAAGAAGAAATCGTAAAATTCTTATTAAATGGAGCTCAACCAACTAGAACTGTAAAGTCAATATTAGTTAAAGCTGGAGTATGGGCAAAATTCGAAGAAGCTAAAAGAAAATAGTTAATTTAATGTATTTTAGGGCTTTATACTACTGTATAAAGTCCTTTTTTCATTAGACAAGCTAATAAAGTTTTGGTATAATATAATGAAGTTCAGAAATTAAAATGAAAAATAAAGGTGAATTATGGAAAAAATATTTGAACAAGTTGCTAAAGAGTTAGGCTTAAAACTATCTCAAGTTACTAATACTATGCAACTTCTTGATGAAGGAGCAACTGTACCTTTTATTGCTAGATATAGAAAAGAGGTTACTAATAACTTAGATGAGATAGAGATAGGAAAAATCTTAGAAACAGTTACATACCAAAGAAACTTAGAAAAGAGAAAAGAAGAAGTAATTAGATTAATTGATGAGCAAGGAAAATTAACTGAAGATATTATAAAATCTATTAATTTAGCTACAAAACTTCAAGAGATAGAGGATATATATTTCCCATATAGAAAGAAAAGAAAAACTAAAGCTGATATTGCTAAAGAAAGAGGTTTAGAGCCTCTTGCTAACTATATGTTAGAAGCTGTATCAAATGAAGCTGTAACTGAAAAAGCTAAAGAGTTTCTAAATGAAGAAGTTCCTACTACTGAAGAAGCAATAGAAGGGGCTATGCTAATTTTAGCTCAAAATATCTCTGAAACTCCTATTTATAGAGAGCAAATTAGAGAGATTATGCTTTCTAAAGGAATTATAAATACTAAAGAAACTAAAAAAGCTAAAGAATTAGATGTAAAAAAAGTTTATTCAGATTACTATTTATATAATGAACCTATTTCTAAAATGCCTTCTCATAGAATTCTTGCTGTAAATAGAGGAGAAAGTGAAGAAATACTTGCTGTTTCTATATCTTTTGAGGATGAAGTTAGAACTAAAATTGAAAAGCTTATATTAAAAGATTTTAAAAATAAAAATTTACAAGAAACTTATATTAAAATTATTGTAGATGCTCTTGATAGATTGATTCTTCCATCAATTGAAAGAGAAGTAAGAAATATTCTTACTGATAAAGCTGAAGAGGAAGCTATAAAGGTTTTTAAAGAAAATTTAAAAAATCTTTTAATGCAAGCTCCATTAAAAGAAAAAAATATATTAGCTTTAGATCCTGGATATAGAACTGGATGTAAAGTTGCTGTTATAGATAAAAATGGTTTTTATAGAGAAAATGATGTATTTTTCTTAGTGGCAGAGATGCATACTCCTAAACAATTAGAGGTATCTGAGAAAAAAATAGTAGATTACGTTAAAAAATATAATATAGATATTATAGTTATAGGAAACGGTACTGCTTCAAGAGAAACAGAAAGTTTCATTGCAGAAGTTATAAAAAAACATAATTTAAATACTAAATATCTTATAGCTAATGAAGCTGGTGCTTCTATCTACTCTGCATCTAAAATAGCTGCTGAAGAGTTTCCAGATTTAGATGTTACAGTTAGAGGAGCTATTTCAATAGGAAGAAGAGTACAAGATCCTCTTGCTGAGCTTGTTAAAATTGATCCTAAATCAATTGGTGTAGGTATGTATCAACATGATGTAAATCAAGGTAAACTTGATGAATCTTTAGATGCTGTAATCACATATGTTGTTAATAGTGTTGGTGCTAACTTAAATACAGCTTCTTGGGCACTTCTTTCTCATATTTCAGGAATTAAGAAAAATATAGCTAAAAATATAGTAGATTATAGAAAAGATAATGGAAATTTTAAAAATAGAAAAGAACTTTTAAAAGTTAAAGGAATAGGGGCTAAAGCCTATGAACAAATGGCTGGTTTCTTAGTTATAGTAGATGGTGAAAATGTTTTAGATAACACTATAATTCACCCTGAATCTTACCATATAGCTATTGATCTATTAAAAGAAGCTGGAATTACTGTAGATGAGTACGGAAAAGACTTAAGTGCTGCTAGAGAAAAGTTAAAAAATTTCAATTATAGTAAATTTGCTAAAGATAAAGAATATGGTGCTGAAACAGTAAAAGATATATATGAAGCTTTAATTAGAGATAGAAGAGACCCTAGAGATAGTTTTGAAAAACCACTTTTAAAATCAGATATTTTAAAAATAGAAAATTTACAACCAGGAATGGAAGTGGAAGGAACTGTTAGAAATGTTGTAAAATTTGGAGCTTTTATTGATATTGGTTTAAAAAATGATGCTCTTTTACATATTTCAGAAATATCTAATAAATTTATAGATGATCCTAGTAAAGTACTATCTGTTGGTCAAATAATAAAAGTTAGAATAAAAGATATTGACAAAGAGAGGGAAAGAGTAGGATTAACTAAAAAGGAGAAATAAGTTAAATGAAGGTAAGTAGAAATTCTCTTTTAGTAAGAATGATATTTTATAATGATATTGCAATAATAATAGTATCTGTGACTATAGCTCTTTTCCTTACCTTTACTGCATTTCAAAATATAGAATCAAAAGTTGTTGAATCAGCTAAAGACAAAATGACTTTAGTTAATCGTGCTTATATTGGGGAAGTTCTAAAAATAAAAGATGACTTAAATCAAATAACCAATAATATCATTTTATTTGGAAATGAAAGTTTTAATAATAAACTTACATATAATGAAAGAGCTAGAGTAATAAGAAATCAACTATTGAGAAAAACTTTTGGAATGTATCAAAACTCTACTTTATCTATAGTTGATAAAAATGGAGTGATTTTAGGTGAGGCTGGAAATAGTAGCCTTAAAACTCCTATTGATAAAGAAGGCTTTAAAGAAAATATATCAAATATCAATGCTGATATGAAAACTGTCTATTTTTTTAAAAAAGATGGAACAATATATTCAAGAACAATAATAGAATATCAAAATAATAAAATAAATCAATTATACCTTGTTTTAACTTTACCAACTGACCAAAATTTACTAAATATATTAGAAAATTCTGTTGGTCTTAACAATAAAGATTTTATCTTTTTAGTTGTTGATGACAAATATCAATCAAAAAATTCTAATCTATCTAAAGAAGTTAATTTTTTGAAAAAAAAATTAACTGGAAAAACTTTTGGTGCTTATAATCAAATATATAGAAAAAAAGAGATTGATGGAGAAAGTTATTTTTTAGTTTTAATGGATTTGTACAACTATAAAAATGAATCCATTGGAAATTTAGGTGTAGCTATATATTTTGAAAATATTGAGCAACTGAAAAAAAATATATCTCTATCAGTCACTCTAATTATACTTTTATTTATAGCTATCAGTACTACTATCTCAGCTAGAATCTTCAAAAACTTATTAGAACCACTTTCTAGAATTGTTGAAGCTGCTGAAGAGGTAAGTAAGGGAAACTATAAAATTTTTATTAAACCAGAAGGTGTTGATGAAATTAGAACTCTTTCTAAAAGCTTTAATAAAATGGCAACAGATATTAGAAGTAATGAGGAACAGGCTAAAAATAAAAATAAAAAACTTATTGGAACCTTAAAAAGAATTGATTCTATTGAAAAAATTCTTATGAATATCCAAATTGAAAACGATATTACTTTAACAGTTAAAGAAATAATGTCTGCTTTTACTTCTGAGGTTGGTTTAGGATATAGTCGTGCTATGTATTTTAGATATAGCCGTGAAATAGATAAAATGGTTGGAGAGTTTGCCATTACAAATAATAGAGTAAAAAGAGAGATTTTAAATGGAGTAGAAAGTACTCGTGGATTCAAATTCCAAATTGAAGACTTAAATAAATTAATTAAGTTAATTAAAATTCCATTTAAAAGTGAAAATTTAATAGCTAAATCTCTTCTTGAAAAAAGAATAATTTTTGAAAATGATCGTGGATATAAATATAATTTAGGAAATGAACTCTTTAAAAGTTTTGGAATTGATAAATTTTTAATTATGCCAATTTATAGTGAAAAAAGAAATTATGGTTGTATCCTTGTAGATTACTTTGGTAAAGAGAATAATATCACTCAAGAAGAAGTTGAACTTTTAACTTTACTATCTTTAAATATTTCAATTAGAATAAAAAATAGAACTATTGAAGAGGAAAAAATTGATTTTGAAAGAGCTACTACTACTGGTAAATTAGTAGATAGATTCTTTAAAGGTCGTGAAATCTCTTTTGAAAAAATGCTAGATTTTATGGAAAAAATGAATGAATATGATCCTAGTAATAGTTTCTTAAAAATTCAAATGCAAGAGATTAAAAATGAGATAGTTAAACTTAAAAGAGAGAGAGAGATTCTTAATGAGTATGTAAATGTGAAGAAAAATGATCCTTTAGAAATTTTAGATATAGAAGAGATTATTTCTGATATAATTTCAGAAATTGAACCTAAACTTGAAAAATTAGGAATTAATATCTCAACTTTTATAAATTATAATGGTAAAATTATAGGTAATAGAGCAAGACTTAAAAGAGCACTTTATGAAATAATTAAAAATGCTAAAGAATCTTTTGATAAAAAAAATAACGATAATAAAAAAATAAATATTATAGTGACAAAAGAAAAAAATGTAGATAAAATAAGAATAAACATTATTGATAATGGAATTGGAATGACACAAGAGCAATTGGAGAATGTTTTTGAACCTTTTGTAGGGTATAATGAAAACTCTCCAGGTCTTGGACTTTCAATTGTATCAAGAATTATAAAAGATCATCATGGTGTAATAAAAATTTTATCTCAAATAAATGAAGGTACAAATGTAAAAATAACTTTAAATATATATAAGGAGGAGATTTTATAATGAGTGAAAAGGATTACGGAGCTACACTTAACCTTCCGAAGACTAGTTTTCAAATGAAAGCAAATCTTCCAAATAAGGAGCCTAAAATCATTCAAAAATGGGAAGAAAATAAGATTTATGAAAAAGGATTAACAAAGGGAACAAAATCATTTATATTACATGATGGACCTCCATATGCAAATGGAGATATCCATATAGGACATGCCTTAAATAAAATCCTTAAAGATATTATCTTAAAATATAAAAGATTAAGAGGATATAATGCCCCTTATATTCCTGGATGGGATACCCACGGATTACCTATTGAATTAAAAGTTACAGAAAAGCTTGGAGAAAAAGCTAAAGAGATGTCTCCATTAGAAATAAGAAAACTTTGTACAGAGTATGCTTTAAAATGGGTAGGAATCCAAAGAGAAGGATTTAAAAGATTAGGAGTATTAGGAGATTGGGAAAATCCTTACCTAACTTTAAAACCAGAATATGAAGCAAAACAATTAGAAGTATTTGGAGAACTTTATGAAAATGGATATATTTTCAAAGGATTGAAACCTATATATTGGTCACCAGTTACAGAAACTGCTCTAGCTGAAGCTGAAATAGAGTATAAAAATGTAACTTCTCCATCTATCTATGTAAAAATGGAAGCTAATCCAGATTTATTAGAAAGATTAGGATTAACTGAACAAACTTGGGTAGTAATTTGGACAACTACTCCTTGGACATTACCAGCAAATATGGCTATATCATTAAATCCTAACTTCGAATATGGAGTATATAAAACAGAAAAAGGAAATTTAATTTTAGCTAAAGATTTAGCTGAAAAAGCTTTTGCTGAAATGGAAATTTCTGATTATCAATTAATTAAAGAATTTATAGGAAGCGACTTAGAAAGAGCTACATACAAACATCCTTTCTTAGAAAGAACAGGAATGATTATACTAGGAACTCACGTTACTGCTGATGCTGGAACAGGTTGTGTTCATACAGCTCCTGGACATGGACAAGATGACTATGTTGTTGGAACAAGATATGGAATAGAAGTAGTTTCTCCTATTAACAATAAAGGAGTTCTTACTGAAGAAGCTGGACAATTTGCTGGATTATTCTATTTAAAAGCTAATAAAGAGATCGTTGCTCACTTAACAGAAACTGGACACTTATTAAAATTAAAAAATATAGAACACTCTTATCCACATGATTGGAGATCTAAAACTCCTGTAATATTCAGAGCTACTGAACAATGGTTCGTAAAAGCTGAAGGTTCTGATTTAAGAGAAAGAGCTTTAAAAGCTTTAGATAATGTTGAATTTGTTCCTTCATGGGGAAGAAATAGAATTGGTTCTATGCTAGAAACAAGACCTGACTGGTGTATCTCTAGACAAAGAGTATGGGGAGTACCAATTCCTGTATTCTACAATGAAGAAACAGGAAAAGAGATCTACAATAAAGAGATCTTAGCAAGAATAGTAGAGATAGTTAAAAAAGAGGGAACAGCAGCTTGGTTAACTCATACAGCTGAAGAATTAATTGGAGAAGAACTTTTAGAAAAATATAATTTAAAAGGTGTTCAATTAAGAAAAGAAACAAATATTATGGACGTTTGGTTTGACTCTGGAGTTTCTCATAGATCTGTATTAGAAACTAGAGGAGAGTTAGTACATAGACCTGCTGATATGTACCTAGAAGGTTCTGACCAACACAGAGGATGGTTCCAAACTTCATTATTAACATCAATTGGTTCTACACACGATGCTCCATACAAAAAAATCTTAACTCATGGATTTGTAAATGATGGAGAAGGAAAGAAAATGTCAAAATCAGTTGGAAACGTAGTAGTACCTGCTGATGTTATAAAAGTATTTGGAGCAGATATTTTAAGACTTTGGTGTGCTTCAGTAGATTATAGAGAAGATGTAAAAATTTCTGATAATATCTTAAAACAAATGGCAGAAGCTTATAGAAGAGTAAGAAATACTGCTAGATATATTTTAGGAAATAGTAATGACTTCAATCCTGCAACTGATAAAGTAGCTTATAAAGATTTAATGGAAATCGATAAATGGGCATTAAATAAATTAGAAATATTAAAGAGAAAAGTTACAGAAAACTATGAAAAATATGAATTCTATAACTTATTCCAAGATATTCACTATTTTGCTGGTGTAGATATGTCAGCTTTCTATCTAGATATTATAAAAGATAGATTATATACAGAAGGAACTAACTCTTTAGCTAGAAGATCAGCTCAAACTGTAATGACAGAAATATTATTAACTTTAACTAAGATGATAGCTCCAATTCTTTCATTTACTGCTGAAGAGATTTGGGATACATTACCTGAAGCTTTAAAAGATGAAGAATCAGTATTATTAAGTTCTTGGTATGAAGAAAATGATGAATACTTAAATTCTGAAGTAGAAGCTAAATGGGCAGATATCATAAAAGTTAGAAAAGAAGCTAACAAATCATTAGAAAAAGCTAGACAAGGAGAAAACAGAATTATAGGAAACTCTTTAGATGCTAAAGTTATGTTATATTCTAATGATGAAAATATGCAAAAATTCTTAATGGAAAATAGAGAAAGATTAGAATTAGCTCTAATTGTTTCAAATGTTGAAATAGTAAATTCTGTTGATGAAACATTTGTTAAAGGAGAAGAAATTCAAGATCTTTTCATAAAAGTTGTACATGCTGAAGGAGAAAAATGTGAAAGATGTTGGAAATATTCAACAGAAGTTGGAAAAGATCCTGAACATCCTACTCTTTGCCCAAGATGTGCTGCTGTACTAAAAAATAACTAGGAGAAATTATGACATATATAGTTTTAATCTTGATACTTGTTGGTGCTGACCAACTGTCAAAATACCTGATAGATAGTAATATGCTAGAAGGAGAGACACTACCAATTATAAATGATTTTTTTCATATAACATATGTTAAAAATAGAGGTATTGCCTTTGGAATGTTTCAAGGAAAACTAGATATAATAAGCATAGCTACAGTTATAGCAATTGTAGCTATTGCTTATTACTTATATAAAGAAAAAAATAAACTCTCTTTAGTTGAAAAAATGGGGTTTATTTATATCTTAGCTGGAGCTATTGGAAATATGTGGGATAGAGCCTTTAGAGGATTTGTGGTAGATATGATGGACTTTAGAGGTATTTGGTCATATGTTTTTAATTTAGCTGATGTCTGGATAAATATTGGAGTAATATTTATATTATTAGATCAATTCATTCTTAAAAAGAAGAGAGAAACCGAGGAGGATAAGAAATGACATTTCAAGAGATAATTTTTGCTCTTCAAAAATACTGGAGTTCAAAAGGGTGTGTACTTGGAAACCCTTATGATATAGAGAAAGGAGCTGGAACATTCAACCCTAATACTTTCCTTATGTCATTAGGACCAGAACCATGGAGTGTAGCTTATGTAGAGCCTTCAAGAAGACCAAAAGATGGAAGATATGGAGAAAACCCTAACAGAGTTTATCAACACCATCAATTCCAAGTTATAATGAAACCATCTCCATTAAATATTCAAGAACTTTATCTAGAAAGTTTAAGAGTTTTAGGAATTGAACCTGAAAAACACGATATTCGTTTTGTTGAAGATGACTGGGAATCACCAACACTTGGAGCTTGGGGACTTGGTTGGGAAGTATGGTTAGACGGAATGGAAGTAACTCAATTTACATATTTCCAACAAGTTGGAGGATTAGAACTTGATCCTATCCCTGTTGAAATAACTTATGGACTTGAAAGAATTGCACTATATATTCAAAATAAAGAAAATATCTACGATTTAGAGTGGGCTCCTGGAGTAAAATATGGAGATATGAGATTCCAATTTGAATATGAAAACTCTAAATACTCTTTTGAATTAGCAGATTTAGATAAACACTTTAAATGGTTTGATGAATTTGAAAAAGAAGCATCTAGAATTTTAGATGAAGGTTTAGTATTACCAGCTTATGACTATGTTTTAAAATGTTCTCATGTATTCAATGTATTGGACTCAAGAGGTGCTATATCTACAACTGAAAGAATGGCATATATTTTAAGAGTAAGAAACTTAGCTAGAAGATGTGCTGAAGTTTATGTTCAAAACAGAAAAGATTTAGGATATCCACTACTAAAGAAGTAATTTAAAGGATAAAAAGAAAACTTTAAGAATTGTGGAAATTACGGAGAGAAGTTAGATTAACTCAGCAAAAACGAACGCTAAAAAACACAACTGTTTGAGCGAGAGTGAGTTTTGTGTTTTTAGTGAGGTAAGCTATAGTTAATCAACTTCTTGGAGTCTAGAACAATTCTAAGTTTTCTTATTAGACGATAATAGAGGAGGAAAAACATTGAGATTACTATTTGAAATTGGAATGGAAGAATTGCCAGCAAGATTTCTTAAGCAGGCTTTAAATGATTTAAAATCTAATTTAGAAACAAAATTAAATAATGATAGAATAAAATTTGATGAAATAAAAACTTATGGAACACCTAGAAGATTAGTACTAGATGTACATAATTTAGCTGAAACTCAAGAAGATTTAAATCTTGTAAATATGGGACCAGCTAAAAATGTTGCATATGTAAATGGAGAATTATCAAGAGCTGGACTTGGATTTGCTAAATCTCAAGGAATAGAACCTGAACAACTAGAGATAGTTTCAACTCCAAAAGGTGAATATATAGCAGCTAGAAAATATATGAAAGGAAAATCTACTAAAGAACTTTTACCAGAAATTTTAAAATCTTTAGTTCTTGAGTTAAACTTCCCTAAATCAATGAAATGGTCTGATAAAAAATTAAGATTTGCTAGACCTGTTCAATGGTTCTTAGCTCTATGTGACTCAGAAGTTGTTCCTTTTGAAATTGAAGGAATAGTAAGTGGAAATAAATCAAGAGGACATAGATTCTTTGGTAAAGAATTTGAAGTTTCTACTCCAGAAGAATATTTTACTAAAATTAGAGAAAATAATGTTATAATTGATCTTGATGAAAGAAGAGCATTAGTTAAAGATTTAGTTGCTAAATGTGCTGAGGCTGGGGAGCAAGTTCATATTGAAGATGAGTTACTAGATGAAGTTACAAACCTTATCGAGTACCCTTGTCCAATAGTTGGAAGTTTCAATTCAGATTTCTTAGAAGTTCCTCAAGAAGTTTTAATAATATCAATGCAAGTACATCAAAGATACTTTCCTATCTTAGATTCTAATGGAAAACTTTTACCTAAATTTGTTGTAGTAAGAAACGGTATTGAGTCTTCTGATTTTGTAAGAAAAGGAAATGAAAAAGTTTTATCTGCTAGACTTGCTGATGCTAGATTCTTCTATCAAGAAGATTTAAAACATCCATTATCTGATAATGTAGAAAAATTAAAAACAGTAGTTTTCCAAAAAGATTTAGGAACTATCTATCAAAAAATAGAAAGAAGTAAAGAAGTTGCTAATTATCTAATAGATGTTTTAGGTTGTACAGATAGAAAAGAGGATATTTTAAGAACTGTTTACTTAGCTAAAGCTGACTTAGTTTCTAATATGATTGGTGAAAAAGAATTTACTAAACTTCAAGGATTTATGGGAGCTGACTATGCACTAAAATCTGGAGAAAATGAAAGAGTTTCTTTAGGAATAAAAGAGCATTACTATCCTAGATTCCAAGGAGATTTATTACCTACAGAAATGGAAGGAATAATAGCTGGTATTGCTGATAGAATAGATACACTAGTTGGATGTTTTGGTGTAGGAGTAATCCCTAGTGGTTCAAAAGACCCATTTGCACTTAGAAGAGCAGCTTTAGGAATAGCTAATATCATTGTAAATTCTAAATTAAACTTATCTTTAAAAGCTTTAGTTAATAAATCTCTTGATACTCTTTCTAAAGATGGAGTTTTAAAAAGAGATAGAGCTGAAGTAGAAAAAGAAGTTTTAGATTTCTTTAAACAAAGAGCATTAAATATCTTCAGTGATATGAAATATAGTAAAGATATTATCAGTGCTGTTTTAGAAAAAGATTGTGATAATTTAGTTGATGCATTAGAAAGAATAAAAGCTCTTGAAGAATTTGTTAAA
This genomic window from uncultured Fusobacterium sp. contains:
- the ffh gene encoding signal recognition particle protein, translated to MLDNLGSRFQEIFKKVRGHGKLSESNIKEALREVKMSLLEADVNYKVVKDFTAKIQEKAIGTDVLKGINPGQQFIKIVNDELVELLGGTNARLTKGVKNPTVLMLAGLQGAGKTTFAAKLGNFLKKQGEKVLMVGADVYRPAAIKQLQVLGEQTGIEVYSEENHQDAVGICERGLAKAKELGSTYMIIDTAGRLHIDEKLMEELKEIKKKTRPQEILLVVDAMIGQDAVNLAESFNNVLNIDGVVLTKLDGDTRGGAALSIKTVVGKPIKFVGVGEKIDDIELFHPERLVSRILGMGDVVSLVEKAQSAIDEEDAKSLEEKIRTQKFDLDDFLKQLQNIKKLGSLGSILKLIPGMSQIGDLAPAEKEMKKVEAIIQSMTKEERKKPEILKASRKQRIAKGSGTEVADINRLLKQFDQMKAMMKMFSGGKMPSFPSFPGGFKGGKFPF
- the rpsP gene encoding 30S ribosomal protein S16 is translated as MLKLRLTRLGDKKRPSYRVVAMEALSKRDGKAVAYLGNYFPLEDSRVVLKEEEIVKFLLNGAQPTRTVKSILVKAGVWAKFEEAKRK
- a CDS encoding Tex family protein codes for the protein MEKIFEQVAKELGLKLSQVTNTMQLLDEGATVPFIARYRKEVTNNLDEIEIGKILETVTYQRNLEKRKEEVIRLIDEQGKLTEDIIKSINLATKLQEIEDIYFPYRKKRKTKADIAKERGLEPLANYMLEAVSNEAVTEKAKEFLNEEVPTTEEAIEGAMLILAQNISETPIYREQIREIMLSKGIINTKETKKAKELDVKKVYSDYYLYNEPISKMPSHRILAVNRGESEEILAVSISFEDEVRTKIEKLILKDFKNKNLQETYIKIIVDALDRLILPSIEREVRNILTDKAEEEAIKVFKENLKNLLMQAPLKEKNILALDPGYRTGCKVAVIDKNGFYRENDVFFLVAEMHTPKQLEVSEKKIVDYVKKYNIDIIVIGNGTASRETESFIAEVIKKHNLNTKYLIANEAGASIYSASKIAAEEFPDLDVTVRGAISIGRRVQDPLAELVKIDPKSIGVGMYQHDVNQGKLDESLDAVITYVVNSVGANLNTASWALLSHISGIKKNIAKNIVDYRKDNGNFKNRKELLKVKGIGAKAYEQMAGFLVIVDGENVLDNTIIHPESYHIAIDLLKEAGITVDEYGKDLSAAREKLKNFNYSKFAKDKEYGAETVKDIYEALIRDRRDPRDSFEKPLLKSDILKIENLQPGMEVEGTVRNVVKFGAFIDIGLKNDALLHISEISNKFIDDPSKVLSVGQIIKVRIKDIDKERERVGLTKKEK
- a CDS encoding ATP-binding protein; the encoded protein is MKVSRNSLLVRMIFYNDIAIIIVSVTIALFLTFTAFQNIESKVVESAKDKMTLVNRAYIGEVLKIKDDLNQITNNIILFGNESFNNKLTYNERARVIRNQLLRKTFGMYQNSTLSIVDKNGVILGEAGNSSLKTPIDKEGFKENISNINADMKTVYFFKKDGTIYSRTIIEYQNNKINQLYLVLTLPTDQNLLNILENSVGLNNKDFIFLVVDDKYQSKNSNLSKEVNFLKKKLTGKTFGAYNQIYRKKEIDGESYFLVLMDLYNYKNESIGNLGVAIYFENIEQLKKNISLSVTLIILLFIAISTTISARIFKNLLEPLSRIVEAAEEVSKGNYKIFIKPEGVDEIRTLSKSFNKMATDIRSNEEQAKNKNKKLIGTLKRIDSIEKILMNIQIENDITLTVKEIMSAFTSEVGLGYSRAMYFRYSREIDKMVGEFAITNNRVKREILNGVESTRGFKFQIEDLNKLIKLIKIPFKSENLIAKSLLEKRIIFENDRGYKYNLGNELFKSFGIDKFLIMPIYSEKRNYGCILVDYFGKENNITQEEVELLTLLSLNISIRIKNRTIEEEKIDFERATTTGKLVDRFFKGREISFEKMLDFMEKMNEYDPSNSFLKIQMQEIKNEIVKLKREREILNEYVNVKKNDPLEILDIEEIISDIISEIEPKLEKLGINISTFINYNGKIIGNRARLKRALYEIIKNAKESFDKKNNDNKKINIIVTKEKNVDKIRINIIDNGIGMTQEQLENVFEPFVGYNENSPGLGLSIVSRIIKDHHGVIKILSQINEGTNVKITLNIYKEEIL
- the ileS gene encoding isoleucine--tRNA ligase; amino-acid sequence: MSEKDYGATLNLPKTSFQMKANLPNKEPKIIQKWEENKIYEKGLTKGTKSFILHDGPPYANGDIHIGHALNKILKDIILKYKRLRGYNAPYIPGWDTHGLPIELKVTEKLGEKAKEMSPLEIRKLCTEYALKWVGIQREGFKRLGVLGDWENPYLTLKPEYEAKQLEVFGELYENGYIFKGLKPIYWSPVTETALAEAEIEYKNVTSPSIYVKMEANPDLLERLGLTEQTWVVIWTTTPWTLPANMAISLNPNFEYGVYKTEKGNLILAKDLAEKAFAEMEISDYQLIKEFIGSDLERATYKHPFLERTGMIILGTHVTADAGTGCVHTAPGHGQDDYVVGTRYGIEVVSPINNKGVLTEEAGQFAGLFYLKANKEIVAHLTETGHLLKLKNIEHSYPHDWRSKTPVIFRATEQWFVKAEGSDLRERALKALDNVEFVPSWGRNRIGSMLETRPDWCISRQRVWGVPIPVFYNEETGKEIYNKEILARIVEIVKKEGTAAWLTHTAEELIGEELLEKYNLKGVQLRKETNIMDVWFDSGVSHRSVLETRGELVHRPADMYLEGSDQHRGWFQTSLLTSIGSTHDAPYKKILTHGFVNDGEGKKMSKSVGNVVVPADVIKVFGADILRLWCASVDYREDVKISDNILKQMAEAYRRVRNTARYILGNSNDFNPATDKVAYKDLMEIDKWALNKLEILKRKVTENYEKYEFYNLFQDIHYFAGVDMSAFYLDIIKDRLYTEGTNSLARRSAQTVMTEILLTLTKMIAPILSFTAEEIWDTLPEALKDEESVLLSSWYEENDEYLNSEVEAKWADIIKVRKEANKSLEKARQGENRIIGNSLDAKVMLYSNDENMQKFLMENRERLELALIVSNVEIVNSVDETFVKGEEIQDLFIKVVHAEGEKCERCWKYSTEVGKDPEHPTLCPRCAAVLKNN
- the lspA gene encoding signal peptidase II; translation: MTYIVLILILVGADQLSKYLIDSNMLEGETLPIINDFFHITYVKNRGIAFGMFQGKLDIISIATVIAIVAIAYYLYKEKNKLSLVEKMGFIYILAGAIGNMWDRAFRGFVVDMMDFRGIWSYVFNLADVWINIGVIFILLDQFILKKKRETEEDKK